CTCCCGCATGATCAGGTAGTCAGCACCATCCAGTGTGATCTCAGTACCGGCATATTTGCCGTACAACACTTGGTCGCCAACAGATAACTGGGACTTTACTAAAACACCTTGGTCGGAGATTTTACCTTCTCCTACGGCTACTACTTCGCCGCGCTGTGGTTTTTCTTTGGCAGTGTCTGGGATGATGATACCAGATTTGGTTTTTTCTTCAGCCGCAGCAGGTAATACAATTACTCTGTCTGCCAATGGTTTTAGATCTAAGGCCATAGGTTTGTTATAAGATTATTTTTTAGTTTACGATGATGCCATGGCAGCTACCCGCCACAGACGTACTGCCGTATTGCCAGTTCTGTGCCAAACAGCGTACT
This region of Rufibacter sp. LB8 genomic DNA includes:
- the groES gene encoding co-chaperone GroES, translating into MALDLKPLADRVIVLPAAAEEKTKSGIIIPDTAKEKPQRGEVVAVGEGKISDQGVLVKSQLSVGDQVLYGKYAGTEITLDGADYLIMRESDILAIL